One Aquarana catesbeiana isolate 2022-GZ linkage group LG06, ASM4218655v1, whole genome shotgun sequence genomic region harbors:
- the LOC141148543 gene encoding E3 ubiquitin-protein ligase TRIM39-like: MALTALGDELSCSICLNLYTEPVSLRCGHNFCRDCIVTALDTQEGSGVYSCPECREEYVERPTLEKNRKLCNIVDNFRSTQQKKEKSEILCTYCVDSPVGAVKSCLHCENSMCDKHLTAHNKTMDHVLIEPTSSFSSKKCSIHKKLLEYYCSEDVVCLCVSCCLVGKHKGHEVELLEEALQKKKEKLRNILEERTITKETAEKYIKNLQDQKRKAQDKADDEKKRVTALFEDMRRQLEVQEQRVLSEIYRQVEEVSQSVNDLIKQLEIQKDELSRKIGHIEKLCNMTDPITVLQDQESDTGDQNVEESSVHNLDDFMISLVLHKSITGLITNMQLKNNLYMQDGTDLILDGKTASNFVYLSDDLRTASDSGTKMVKPKLPQRFIKYNQVMSVKSFSHGRHYWEVEVGDSGNWDVGVCYPSVERDGEESGIGLNNKSWSFCIDENAYASLHDSRKEPLYPESPVQRLGLYLDYEGGRLSFYQLSDPIRHLHTFTTTFTEPLHAAFFLFEGAWVKLVSPVFSIKP, translated from the coding sequence ATGGCGTTGACTGCTCTAGGAGACGAGCTGAGCTGCTCCATCTGCCTGAACCTTTATACGGAGCCGGTGtcactgagatgtggacacaacttctgccgggattGTATTGTGACTGctctggatacacaggaggggtctggagtttATTCCTGTCCGGAGTGCAGAGAGGAGTATGTAGAGCGTCCTACTCTGGAGAAGAACAGGAAGTTGTGTAACATTGTGGACAACTTCAGATCTACACAACAAAAGAAGGAGAAAAGTGAGATCCTCTGTACGTATTGTGTGGATTCTCCAGTGGGAGCTGTTAAATCTTGTCTACATTGTGAGAATTctatgtgtgataaacacctgacagCCCACAACAAGACAATGGACCATGTGTTGATAGAACCCACCTCGTCCTTCAGTAGTAAAAAATGTTCCATCCACAAGAAGCTTCTGGAGTATTACTGCTCCGAGGACGTCGTCTGTCTATGTGTGTCCTGCTGTCTGGTGGGGAAACATAAAGGACATGAAGTGGAACTTCTAGAAGAGGCTTtgcagaagaagaaggagaaactaAGAAATATTCTAGAAGAACGAACTATTACAAAGGAGACAGCTGAGAAGTACATTAAGAATCTACAGGaccagaagagaaaagcacaagaTAAAGCAGATGATGAGAAgaagagagtcactgccctgtttgaGGATATGAGGAGACAGCTGGAGGTCCAGGAACAGAGAGTCCTGAGTGAGATCTACAGGCAGGTAGAGGAGGTCTCACAGTCAGTCAATGATCTCATTAAACAGTTGGAGATACAGAAGGATGAGCTGTCCAGGAAAATTGGTCACATTGAGAAGTTGTGTAACATGACCGACCCAATAACTGTCCTACAAGatcaggaatcagacacaggtgaccaGAATGTGGAGGAATCTTCTGTTCataatctggatgattttatgATCTCACTTGTTTTACACAAATCTATAACTGGACTTATCACTAATATGCAATTGAAAAACAACCTTTATATGCAGGATGGAACTGATCTGATACTGGATGGAAAAACTGCCAGTAACTTTGTGTATTTATCTGATGACCTGAGAACAGCATCTGACTCTGGAACAAAAATGGTTAAACCAAAATTACCCCAGAGATTTATAAAATACAATCAGGTGATGAGTGTGAAGAGTTTTTCTCatgggagacattactgggaagtagaGGTTGGTGACTCTGGGAATTGGGATGTGGGTGTTTGCTATCCCAGtgtagagagagatggagaggagtcTGGTATTGGGCTTAATAACAAGTCCTGGAGTTTCTGCATAGATGAAAATGCATATGCATCTCTACACGACTCTCGGAAAGAACCGTTATACCCGGAGTCTCCTGTGCAGAGATTGGGATTATATTTGGATTATGAAGGTGGCCGTCTGTCCTTCTACCAGCTGAGTGACCCCAtcagacacctccacaccttcaccaccaccttcaccgaACCCCTCCAtgcggctttttttttgtttgagggAGCCTGGGTAAAGCTGGTGTCTCCGGTGTTTTCTATAAAACCATAA
- the LOC141148542 gene encoding E3 ubiquitin-protein ligase TRIM21-like, with amino-acid sequence MALAALGEELSCSICLNLYTEPVSLRCGHIFCRDCIVTVLDTQGGSGVYSCPECREEYVKHPVMEKRRKLCNIVDNFRSTQQKVEKSEILCTYCVDFPVGAVKACLQCETSMCDKHLTAHNKTVDHVLVEPSSPFSSKKCSIHKELLKYFCSKDAICLCASCCLVGEHKGHEVETLEEALEKKKEKLRYVLEKLTRKKETTEQKIQNLQDQERKVQEKADDEKKRVIALFEATRRQLEVQEQRVLSEISRQVEEVSLSVTDLTKQSEIQKDELSRKIGHIEKLCNMTDPIVVLQDQELDTDDQNVEESSVPDLDDFMISLVLHKSKTDPITNMQFKTNFYAQYTNDLLLDEKTAHTFVALSDDLRTASDAERHMVKPELPQRFTEYSQVMSMESFSHGRHYWEVEVGDCGYWDVGVCYPSIERDGDASSIGFNTKSWSFCIYQKEYASLHNSQKKLLYPESPVQRLGIYLDYEGGRLSFYQLSDPIRHLHTFTTTFTEPLHAVFYLDEGAWVKLVSPVFSIKP; translated from the coding sequence ATGGCGTTGGCTGCTCTAGGAGAAGAGCTGAGCTGCTCCATCTGCCTGAACCTTTATACGGAGCCGGTTTCACTGAGATGTGGACACATCTTCTGCCGGGATTGTATTGTGACTGTTTTGGATACACAGGGGGGGTCTGGAGTTTATTCCTGTCCGGAGTGCAGAGAGGAGTATGTAAAACATCCAGTgatggagaagaggaggaagtTGTGTAACATTGTAGACAACTTTAGATCTACACAACAAAAGGTGGAGAAAAGTGAGATCCTCTGTACATATTGTGTGGATTTTCCGGTGGGAGCTGTCAAGGCTTGTCTGCAGTGTGAGACTTctatgtgtgataaacacctgacagCCCATAACAAGACAGTGGACCATGTGTTGGTGGAACCCTCCTCGCCCTTCAGTAGTAAAAAATGTTCCATTCACAAGGAACTTCTGAAGTATTTCTGTTCGAAGGATGCCATCTGTCTTTGTGCCTCCTGCTGTCTGGTGGGGGAACATAAAGGACATGAAGTGGAAACTCTAGAAGAAGCtttggagaagaagaaggagaaactgAGATACGTTCTAGAAAAGTTGACTAGAAAGAAAGAGACAACTGAGCAGAAAATTCAGAACTTACAGGACCAAGAGAGAAAAGTTCAAGAAAAAGCAGATGATGAGAAGAAGAGAGTCATTGCACTGTTTGAGGCTACCAGGAGACAGCTGGAGGTCCAAGAACAGAGAGTCCTGAGTGAGATCTCCAGACAGGTAGAGGAGGTCTCATTATCAGTGACTGATCTCACCAAACAGTCGGAGATACAGAAGGATGAGCTGTCCAGGAAAATTGGTCACATCGAGAAGTTGTGTAACATGACCGACCCAATAGTTGTCCTACAAGATCAGGAATTGGACacagatgaccagaatgtggaggAATCTTCTGTTCCTGATCTGGATGATTTTATGATCTCTCTTGTGTTGCACAAATCTAAAACCGACCCTATCACTAATATGCAATTTAAAACCAACTTCTATGCACAGTATACAAATGATCTACTACTGGATGAAAAAACTGCCCATACATTTGTGGCTTTATCCGATGATCTGAGAACAGCATCCGACGCTGAAAGACACATGGTTAAACCAGAATTACCGCAGAGATTTACAGAATACAGCCAAGTGATGAGTATGGAAAGTTTTTCCCATGGGAGGCATTACTGGGAAGTAGAGGTTGGTGACTGTGGGTATTGGGATGTGGGTGTTTGCTATCCCAGTATAGAGAGAGATGGAGATGCGTCTAGTATTGGTTTTAATACCAAGTCCTGGAGTTTCTGCATATATCAAAAAGAATATGCGTCTCTACACAACTCTCAGAAAAAATTGTTATACCCGGAGTCTCCTGTGCAGAGATTGGGAATATATTTGGATTATGAAGGTGGCCGTCTGTCCTTCTACCAGCTGAGTGACCCCAtcagacacctccacaccttcaccaccaccttcaccgaACCCCTCCATGCTGTCTTCTATCTGGATGAGGGAGCCTGGGTAAAGCTTGTATCTCCGGTGTTTTCTATAAAACCATAA